The Stigmatella ashevillena genomic sequence CCCTGGAGGCCGCCGAGCGGGAGACCGACCCCGTGCGCCAGCGCGAGTGGCTCACGTTCGTCATCGTGGGCGCAGGCCCCACGGGCGTGGAGCTGGCCGGGGCGCTGGCGCACATGACCCAGCACTCGCTGCCCAAGGAGTTCCGCCGCGTCGACATCACCCAAGCGCGGGTCATCCTTTTGGAAGGCCTGCCGCGGGTGCTCACCGCCTATCCCGAGGAGCTCTCCGCCCGGGCCCGCAAGGATCTGGAGAAGCTGGGGGTGGAGGTGCGGACCGGGACGATGGTCACCGATGTGGATGAGCTGGGCGTCCGGGTGGGCGAGACCCGCATCGCGGCGCGCACGGTGCTCTGGGGCGCGGGGGTCGCCGCATCCCCCCTGGCCCGGACGCTCGGAGTGCCGCTGGACAAGGCCGGCCGGGTCAAGGTCGAGCCCACGCTCGCGGTGCCCGGCCACGAGGATGTCTTCGTGATTGGCGATCTGGCGTCCATCCAGCAGGACGGCAAGCCTGTGCCAGGCATTGCCCCTGCGGCCATGCAGATGGGCAAGCACGTGGCGAAGAACATTCGCCTCCGGGCGGAAGGGCGGCCCTTGGAGCCGTTCCACTACCTGGACAAGGGCTCTTTCGCCGTCATCGGCCGGGGCTCCGCGATTGGCCTGCTCTTCGACAAGGTCCGTGTGCGCGGATGGATGGCGTGGTCGATGTGGCTGGGCATCCACATCGCCTTTCTGGTGGGCTTCCGCAACAAGCTCGTCGTCCTGGTGGACTGGG encodes the following:
- a CDS encoding NAD(P)/FAD-dependent oxidoreductase — encoded protein: MENTPKRHQVVIVGAGFGGLQAALKLKKAPVDVTVVDRYNHHLFQPLLYQVATAVLSPGEIAAPIRSVLRGRNTTVLLAEAQSVDLQRKVLVCDGGDISYDTLVLAAGATHSYFGHPEWSRFAPGLKTIDDARNIRERVLLALEAAERETDPVRQREWLTFVIVGAGPTGVELAGALAHMTQHSLPKEFRRVDITQARVILLEGLPRVLTAYPEELSARARKDLEKLGVEVRTGTMVTDVDELGVRVGETRIAARTVLWGAGVAASPLARTLGVPLDKAGRVKVEPTLAVPGHEDVFVIGDLASIQQDGKPVPGIAPAAMQMGKHVAKNIRLRAEGRPLEPFHYLDKGSFAVIGRGSAIGLLFDKVRVRGWMAWSMWLGIHIAFLVGFRNKLVVLVDWAYTYLTKRRDVRLITGLYARKLPPMQRALPGGTEAPEVKEEGALPARLPESTGAAHLH